A genome region from Euphorbia lathyris chromosome 4, ddEupLath1.1, whole genome shotgun sequence includes the following:
- the LOC136227426 gene encoding GDP-Man:Man(3)GlcNAc(2)-PP-Dol alpha-1,2-mannosyltransferase isoform X1 yields MEKGILLLLIPLFTAILTLLLTFTSQIINGRRDRKRAVAFFHPFTNDGGGGERVLWCAVKAIQEENPDLDCVVYTGDHDSSPQSLASRAIDRFGVSLLYPPMVVYLYKRKWVEETSYPRFTMIGQSFGSIYLAWEALCKFTPSYYFDTSGYAFTYPLARVFGCKVICYTHYPTISLDMISRVRDRNPMYNNDASIAKSGWLSRFKMIYYTFFSWMYGYVGSCTHLAMVNSSWTQSHIEKLWRIPNRTKRVYPPCDTSRLQAFPLERSAETPIFISVAQFRPEKDFVSQAHALQLEAFSVAIRKLDSDMPRPKLQFVGSCRNKSDEERLQKLQEKAIELKIDEDVEFYKNAMYRDLMRLLGGATAGLHSMVDEHFGIVVVEYMAAGAIPIAHNSAGPKMDIVLEEDGKETGFLAQNVEEYADAILKVLQMPEDERLEMAAAARRRADRFSEQRFYDDFKAAVQPVLK; encoded by the exons ATGGAGAAAGGGATTCTCCTTCTACTCATCCCTCTATTCACTGCAATTTTAACCTTACTCTTGACCTTCACTTCTCAAATAATCAATGGCCGCAGGGACAGAAAGCGAGCTGTTGCTTTCTTTCACCCATTCACAAACGACGGAGGCGGCGGTGAGAGAGTTCTCTGGTGTGCCGTCAAAGCAATTCAAGAAGAAAATCCCGATCTTGACTGCGTCGTTTACACCGGCGATCATGATTCTTCCCCTCAGTCCCTCGCTTCTCGCGCCATTGATCGCTTTGGTGTTAGCTTGCTTTATCCACCTATG GTGGTGTATTTGTATAAGAGGAAATGGGTAGAGGAAACTAGTTACCCTCGATTCACCATGATTGGCCAAAGCTTTGGTTCGATTTATCTTGCTTGGGAAGCTTTATGCAAGTTTACTCCTTCGTATTATTTTGATACCAGTGGATATGCTTTTACTTACCCGCTTGCTCGTGTTTTTGGATGTAAAGTTATTTGTTACACGCATTATCCTACTATCAGTTTAGATATGATTTCTAGGGTTCGTGATCGGAATCCCATGTACAACAATGATGCCTCTATTGCCAAAAG TGGTTGGCTATCGCGATTCAAAATGATTTATTATACATTCTTTAGTTGGATGTATGGCTATGTGGGTTCTTGCACACATCTTGCAATGGTGAACTCTTCATGGACACAATCTCACATAGAAAAACTTTGGAGAATTCCAAATCGGACCAAGCGAGTCTATCCTCCTTGTGATACATCACGACTTCAG GCGTTTCCTCTGGAAAGATCAGCAGAAACACCAATATTTATATCTGTTGCTCAATTTCGTCCTGAGAAG GATTTCGTGTCTCAGGCACATGCTCTTCAACTTGAGGCCTTTTCAGTCGCCATTAGGAAGCTAGATTCTGACATGCCAAGGCCTAAGCTTCAATTTGTGGGTAGTTGTCGAAACAAATCTGATGAGGAAAGACTGCAGAAACTGCAGGAGAAAGCAATTGAACTGAAGATCGATGAGGATGTCGAATTCTATAAAAATGCCATGTACAG GGACTTGATGAGACTTCTCGGGGGTGCAACTGCCGGATTGCATTCCATGGTAGACGAACACTTCGGCATCGTCGTTGTCGAGTATATGGCTGCGGGCGCCATACCAATTG CTCACAACTCGGCCGGCCCAAAGATGGACATAGTTTTGGAAGAAGATGGGAAAGAAACAGGGTTTCTTGCTCAAAATGTGGAAGAATATGCAGATGCCATCCTCAAAGTGTTACAGATGCCAGAAGACGAGAGACTCGAGATGGCTGCGGCTGCAAGGAGAAGGGCGGACCGGTTTTCTGAGCAAAGATTTTACGATGATTTTAAAGCTGCAGTTCAGCCAGTACTAAAATGA
- the LOC136227426 gene encoding GDP-Man:Man(3)GlcNAc(2)-PP-Dol alpha-1,2-mannosyltransferase isoform X2, producing the protein MEKGILLLLIPLFTAILTLLLTFTSQIINGRRDRKRAVAFFHPFTNDGGGGERVLWCAVKAIQEENPDLDCVVYTGDHDSSPQSLASRAIDRFGVSLLYPPMVVYLYKRKWVEETSYPRFTMIGQSFGSIYLAWEALCKFTPSYYFDTSGYAFTYPLARVFGCKVICYTHYPTISLDMISRVRDRNPMYNNDASIAKSGWLSRFKMIYYTFFSWMYGYVGSCTHLAMVNSSWTQSHIEKLWRIPNRTKRVYPPCDTSRLQAFPLERSAETPIFISVAQFRPEKAHALQLEAFSVAIRKLDSDMPRPKLQFVGSCRNKSDEERLQKLQEKAIELKIDEDVEFYKNAMYRDLMRLLGGATAGLHSMVDEHFGIVVVEYMAAGAIPIAHNSAGPKMDIVLEEDGKETGFLAQNVEEYADAILKVLQMPEDERLEMAAAARRRADRFSEQRFYDDFKAAVQPVLK; encoded by the exons ATGGAGAAAGGGATTCTCCTTCTACTCATCCCTCTATTCACTGCAATTTTAACCTTACTCTTGACCTTCACTTCTCAAATAATCAATGGCCGCAGGGACAGAAAGCGAGCTGTTGCTTTCTTTCACCCATTCACAAACGACGGAGGCGGCGGTGAGAGAGTTCTCTGGTGTGCCGTCAAAGCAATTCAAGAAGAAAATCCCGATCTTGACTGCGTCGTTTACACCGGCGATCATGATTCTTCCCCTCAGTCCCTCGCTTCTCGCGCCATTGATCGCTTTGGTGTTAGCTTGCTTTATCCACCTATG GTGGTGTATTTGTATAAGAGGAAATGGGTAGAGGAAACTAGTTACCCTCGATTCACCATGATTGGCCAAAGCTTTGGTTCGATTTATCTTGCTTGGGAAGCTTTATGCAAGTTTACTCCTTCGTATTATTTTGATACCAGTGGATATGCTTTTACTTACCCGCTTGCTCGTGTTTTTGGATGTAAAGTTATTTGTTACACGCATTATCCTACTATCAGTTTAGATATGATTTCTAGGGTTCGTGATCGGAATCCCATGTACAACAATGATGCCTCTATTGCCAAAAG TGGTTGGCTATCGCGATTCAAAATGATTTATTATACATTCTTTAGTTGGATGTATGGCTATGTGGGTTCTTGCACACATCTTGCAATGGTGAACTCTTCATGGACACAATCTCACATAGAAAAACTTTGGAGAATTCCAAATCGGACCAAGCGAGTCTATCCTCCTTGTGATACATCACGACTTCAG GCGTTTCCTCTGGAAAGATCAGCAGAAACACCAATATTTATATCTGTTGCTCAATTTCGTCCTGAGAAG GCACATGCTCTTCAACTTGAGGCCTTTTCAGTCGCCATTAGGAAGCTAGATTCTGACATGCCAAGGCCTAAGCTTCAATTTGTGGGTAGTTGTCGAAACAAATCTGATGAGGAAAGACTGCAGAAACTGCAGGAGAAAGCAATTGAACTGAAGATCGATGAGGATGTCGAATTCTATAAAAATGCCATGTACAG GGACTTGATGAGACTTCTCGGGGGTGCAACTGCCGGATTGCATTCCATGGTAGACGAACACTTCGGCATCGTCGTTGTCGAGTATATGGCTGCGGGCGCCATACCAATTG CTCACAACTCGGCCGGCCCAAAGATGGACATAGTTTTGGAAGAAGATGGGAAAGAAACAGGGTTTCTTGCTCAAAATGTGGAAGAATATGCAGATGCCATCCTCAAAGTGTTACAGATGCCAGAAGACGAGAGACTCGAGATGGCTGCGGCTGCAAGGAGAAGGGCGGACCGGTTTTCTGAGCAAAGATTTTACGATGATTTTAAAGCTGCAGTTCAGCCAGTACTAAAATGA